The Scyliorhinus canicula chromosome 5, sScyCan1.1, whole genome shotgun sequence genome window below encodes:
- the hscb gene encoding iron-sulfur cluster co-chaperone protein HscB: protein MMLRGLASCAGPTAARLGAGIPLGRRPGAGIPLVQPPGAGFPLVQPRPARFPPGGSVRWAGLRGLCTGAGGCWRCGAAPLEPPGFFCSSCRALQPPDRRRDYFQLLGLPRRFRLSAERLSRSQRRLQRDLHPDNFSRSAEAERRFSEEQSALVNEAYGTLLRPLSRGLYLLRLELPAEAQPEEEEAGSQLPAGDPAFLAAVLRLNEQLEEARGPEDIGLVAEEVEARLRELTELVAQAFEQGRPRETRPLLSQMRFWSSLRERVKERLLPR from the coding sequence ATGATGCTCCGCGGGCTGGCGTCGTGCGCGGGTCCAACCGCCGCCCGACTGGGGGCGGGAATCCCGCTGGGTCGGCGGCCCGGGGCGGGAATCCCGCTGGTCCAGCCGCCCGGGGCGGGGTTCCCGCTGGTCCAGCCGCGCCCGGCGAGGTTCCCGCCCGGCGGGAGTGTGCGCTGGGCCGGGCTCCGCGGGCTGTGTACCGGGGCCGGAGGCTGCTGGCGGTGCGGGGCGGCGCCGCTGGAGCCCCCGGGATTTTTCTGCTCCTCCTGCCGGGCCCTGCAGCCgcccgaccggcgccgcgacTACTTCCAGCTGCTGGGCCTCCCGCGCCGCTTCCGCCTGTCGGCCGAGCGGCTGTCCCGCAGCCAGCGCCGCCTCCAGCGCGACCTGCACCCCGACAACTTCAGCCGCAGCGCCGAGGCCGAGCGCCGCTTCTCCGAGGAACAGTCGGCGCTGGTGAACGAGGCTTACGGCACCCTGCTCCGCCCGCTGTCCCGGGGCCTCTACCTGCTGCGGCTGGAACTACCGGCCGAGGCCCagcccgaggaggaggaggcgggcaGCCAGCTTCCCGCCGGCGACCCCGCCTTCCTGGCCGCCGTCCTCCGCCTCAACGAGCAGCTGGAGGAGGCCCGCGGCCCGGAGGACATCGGGCTGGTGGCCGAGGAGGTGGAGGCCCGGCTCCGGGAGCTGACCGAGTTGGTGGCCCAGGCGTTCGAGCAGGGCCGCCCGCGGGAAACCCGCCCGCTCCTCAGCCAGATGCGATTTTGGAGCAGCCTCAGAGAGCGGGTGAAGGAACGGCTACTGCCCCGCTGA